One genomic window of Salvelinus alpinus chromosome 9, SLU_Salpinus.1, whole genome shotgun sequence includes the following:
- the rbpms2a gene encoding RNA-binding protein, mRNA-processing factor 2a isoform X1, protein MSLKSDSEPNNNVVSLEEEVRTLFVSGLPVDIKPRELYLLFRPFKGYEGSLIKLTSKQPVGFVTFDNRTGAEAAKNALNGIRFDPESPQTLRLEFAKANTKMAKSKLMATPNPTNIHPALGAHFIARDPYDLTGAALIPASPEAWAPYPLYTTELPPGLPHAAFTYPAAAAAAAALHAQVRDQPMRWYPSPSETSQPGWKSRQFC, encoded by the exons ATGAGTCTCAAATCTGATTCTGAGCCGAACAACAATGTTGTATCCTTGGAAGAGGAG GTACGAACTCTCTTTGTCAGCGGCCTTCCAGTTGATATCAAGCCACGGGAACTCTACCTGCTCTTCAGACCATTCAAG GGTTATGAAGGATCCCTTATTAAGTTGACTTCAAAGCAG cCTGTCGGGTTTGTTACCTTTGACAACCGGACTGGTGCTGAAGCTGCGAAGAACGCATTAAAC GGGATCCGTTTTGACCCCGAGAGTCCCCAGACCCTGCGCTTAGAGTTCGCTAAAGCCAACACGAAGATGGCAAAGAGTAAGCTGATGGCCACACCGAACCCCACAAATATCCACCCAGCTCTAGGAGCACACTTCATTGCACGGGACCCAT ATGACCTAACGGGGGCAGCACTGATCCCGGCCTCTCCCGAGGCGTGGGCCCCTTACCCACTGTACACCACGGAGCTTCCCCCTGGGCTCCCCCATGCTGCCTTCACCTACCcggctgctgccgctgctgccgcAGCCCTCCACGCCCAGGTGAGGGACCAACCG ATGCGTTGGTACCCGTCCCCATCTGAAACCTCACAACCAGGATGGAAATCCCGTCAGTTCTGTTAA
- the rbpms2a gene encoding RNA-binding protein, mRNA-processing factor 2a isoform X2: MSLKSDSEPNNNVVSLEEEVRTLFVSGLPVDIKPRELYLLFRPFKGYEGSLIKLTSKQPVGFVTFDNRTGAEAAKNALNGIRFDPESPQTLRLEFAKANTKMAKSKLMATPNPTNIHPALGAHFIARDPYDLTGAALIPASPEAWAPYPLYTTELPPGLPHAAFTYPAAAAAAAALHAQMRWYPSPSETSQPGWKSRQFC; encoded by the exons ATGAGTCTCAAATCTGATTCTGAGCCGAACAACAATGTTGTATCCTTGGAAGAGGAG GTACGAACTCTCTTTGTCAGCGGCCTTCCAGTTGATATCAAGCCACGGGAACTCTACCTGCTCTTCAGACCATTCAAG GGTTATGAAGGATCCCTTATTAAGTTGACTTCAAAGCAG cCTGTCGGGTTTGTTACCTTTGACAACCGGACTGGTGCTGAAGCTGCGAAGAACGCATTAAAC GGGATCCGTTTTGACCCCGAGAGTCCCCAGACCCTGCGCTTAGAGTTCGCTAAAGCCAACACGAAGATGGCAAAGAGTAAGCTGATGGCCACACCGAACCCCACAAATATCCACCCAGCTCTAGGAGCACACTTCATTGCACGGGACCCAT ATGACCTAACGGGGGCAGCACTGATCCCGGCCTCTCCCGAGGCGTGGGCCCCTTACCCACTGTACACCACGGAGCTTCCCCCTGGGCTCCCCCATGCTGCCTTCACCTACCcggctgctgccgctgctgccgcAGCCCTCCACGCCCAG ATGCGTTGGTACCCGTCCCCATCTGAAACCTCACAACCAGGATGGAAATCCCGTCAGTTCTGTTAA